One Dehalococcoidia bacterium genomic window carries:
- a CDS encoding MBL fold metallo-hydrolase gives MRRISEHVYAEIYFWGCNPGFVASSDGVLMIDTPQQPIDAVRWRERLLEHGPIRHLVNTEPHIDHIQGNAFFPGVEVIGQAGLRRRYLEAVPQFAERLEPMKQADPDSVWLFGHPDYPPNPPTRTFEEELTLQLGELRIQCLHVPGHTAPQTAVFLPEEGVVFTGDNVFHRVKSFIQEADPWEWLAALKRIEALGAQTIVPGHGEPCDHGYLAEQAEIIAAWTGAVEDFVRRGMSEAEALQQPAPRVDPYPIGQRLFPMSDRVDAMNVGNLYKRIVARQQATQPA, from the coding sequence GTGCGGCGGATCAGCGAGCATGTCTACGCCGAGATCTATTTCTGGGGCTGTAATCCGGGCTTCGTTGCGTCTAGCGACGGCGTGCTGATGATCGATACGCCGCAGCAGCCGATCGACGCCGTGCGCTGGCGCGAGCGGCTGCTTGAGCACGGCCCGATCCGCCATCTGGTCAACACCGAGCCGCATATCGACCACATCCAGGGCAACGCCTTCTTCCCCGGCGTCGAAGTCATCGGCCAGGCAGGGCTGCGCAGGCGCTACCTGGAAGCCGTGCCGCAGTTCGCCGAGCGGCTGGAACCGATGAAGCAGGCCGATCCCGACAGCGTCTGGCTGTTCGGCCACCCGGACTACCCGCCGAACCCGCCGACACGCACCTTCGAGGAGGAGCTGACGCTGCAGCTGGGCGAGCTGCGCATTCAATGCCTCCACGTCCCCGGCCACACGGCGCCGCAAACGGCGGTCTTCCTGCCGGAGGAAGGCGTGGTGTTCACGGGCGACAACGTCTTTCACCGGGTGAAGAGCTTCATCCAGGAGGCGGACCCCTGGGAGTGGCTGGCGGCGCTGAAGCGGATCGAAGCGCTGGGCGCGCAGACGATCGTGCCCGGCCACGGCGAGCCCTGCGACCACGGCTACCTGGCGGAGCAAGCGGAGATCATCGCCGCCTGGACGGGCGCCGTCGAGGACTTCGTGCGCCGCGGCATGAGCGAGGCGGAGGCGCTGCAGCAGCCGGCGCCACGCGTCGATCCCTACCCGATCGGCCAACGGCTCTTCCCGATGAGCGACCGCGTCGATGCGATGAACGTCGGCAACCTCTACAAGCGCATTGTGGCGCGGCAGCAGGCGACGCAGCCGGCGTGA
- a CDS encoding DUF3500 domain-containing protein, whose amino-acid sequence MTTNVSQFRPRQRPPASGRVLPPVLPEFLRRYMADGDAAVAQPFRGVTTAGTRAPGLFPLRKTGVSTRPIADAADGFLAALSAEQRAQALLPLDSDAWRRWSNIHIYVIRHGALLEAMSDAQREAAFGLLRASLSPTGFQTARDIMRLNETIGEMTEKPEEYGEWLYWLSVFGTPTPEAAAPWGWQIDGHHLIVNCLLLGDQLVMTPLFMGSEPCEAPSGKYAGTRVFEAEERDGLALMQSLSPEQRRVALLSDELPHEVFTTAFRDNFELTYEGIRFDALSDAQQRLLLRLIETYTGRARADQAAVKLDEVKQHLGETYFAWMGGCEDDSVFYYRVHSPVILIEFDHESGIAFDNEAPTRQHIHTVVRTPNGNDYGKDLLRQHHEQVAHEH is encoded by the coding sequence ATGACGACGAATGTGAGCCAGTTCCGCCCGCGACAGCGGCCGCCGGCCTCCGGCCGCGTGCTGCCGCCCGTGTTGCCCGAGTTCCTGCGGCGCTACATGGCAGACGGCGACGCGGCCGTGGCGCAGCCGTTCCGCGGTGTGACCACGGCCGGCACGAGGGCGCCGGGGCTTTTTCCGCTGCGCAAGACGGGGGTGTCTACCCGGCCGATCGCTGACGCGGCCGACGGCTTCCTCGCCGCGCTGAGCGCCGAGCAGCGGGCGCAGGCGCTGTTGCCGCTCGACAGCGATGCCTGGCGGCGCTGGAGCAACATCCACATCTACGTGATACGGCACGGCGCCCTGCTCGAAGCGATGAGCGACGCGCAGCGCGAAGCGGCGTTCGGCCTGCTGCGCGCCAGCCTCAGCCCGACGGGCTTCCAGACCGCGCGCGACATCATGCGGCTGAACGAGACGATCGGCGAGATGACGGAGAAGCCCGAGGAGTACGGCGAGTGGCTGTACTGGCTCAGCGTCTTCGGCACGCCGACGCCCGAGGCCGCGGCGCCGTGGGGCTGGCAGATCGACGGCCACCACCTGATCGTCAACTGCCTGCTGCTCGGCGACCAGCTGGTGATGACGCCGCTGTTCATGGGCTCCGAGCCGTGCGAGGCGCCGTCCGGCAAGTACGCCGGCACACGCGTGTTCGAGGCGGAAGAGCGCGACGGACTGGCGCTGATGCAGTCGCTTTCGCCCGAGCAGCGCCGCGTGGCGTTGCTCTCCGACGAACTGCCGCACGAGGTCTTCACCACCGCCTTCCGCGACAACTTCGAGCTGACGTACGAGGGCATCCGCTTCGACGCGCTCTCAGACGCGCAGCAGCGGCTCCTGCTGCGGCTGATCGAGACCTACACCGGCCGGGCGCGTGCCGATCAGGCCGCGGTGAAGCTGGACGAGGTGAAGCAACACCTGGGCGAGACGTACTTCGCCTGGATGGGCGGCTGTGAGGACGACAGCGTCTTCTACTACCGCGTGCACAGCCCGGTGATCCTGATCGAGTTCGACCACGAGTCGGGCATCGCCTTCGACAACGAGGCGCCGACGCGCCAGCACATCCACACGGTCGTGCGCACGCCCAACGGAAACGACTACGGCAAAGATCTGCTGCGCCAGCACCACGAGCAGGTCGCGCACGAGCACTAA
- a CDS encoding TGS domain-containing protein codes for MPMPHRTYMQRVKRRLVGTEGAERIRVLRTFLDDLPGYKNGPYGEIRQWLQNEIEGTRLRARVVHRDSIAVRREGAAQIALVGPPNAGKSSLLHALSHLQIKMGDYAFTTLRPVPALTRIGGVLVQLVEIPGLLAGAAEGRGGGRALLGVLREADAIVFCHDVTAPLAPLRDVRAEVAAAGIALPAIIAVTKLDEAAGGALNGVQAAVPDLPVVGVSVLDDESLDGFREAVWRLTGLVRVYLRRGAEVDAEPLALPAGATVTDVAAAIHKELAAGFRGARVWGPSARFDGQQVAREHTVRDRDTVEILT; via the coding sequence ATGCCCATGCCCCATCGCACCTACATGCAACGGGTCAAGCGGCGCCTGGTCGGCACGGAGGGCGCCGAACGCATCCGCGTGCTGCGCACCTTCCTCGACGACCTGCCCGGCTACAAGAACGGCCCCTACGGCGAGATCCGCCAGTGGCTGCAGAACGAGATCGAGGGCACACGCCTGCGCGCCCGCGTCGTGCACCGCGACAGCATCGCCGTGCGCCGCGAGGGCGCCGCGCAGATCGCCCTGGTCGGCCCGCCGAACGCGGGCAAGTCGTCGCTGCTGCACGCGCTCTCGCACCTGCAGATCAAGATGGGCGACTACGCCTTCACCACGCTGCGCCCCGTGCCCGCGCTGACCCGTATCGGCGGCGTGCTGGTACAGCTCGTGGAGATCCCCGGCCTGCTCGCCGGCGCGGCGGAGGGCCGCGGGGGCGGCCGCGCCTTGCTCGGCGTGCTGCGCGAGGCCGACGCCATCGTCTTCTGCCACGACGTGACGGCGCCGCTGGCGCCGCTGCGGGACGTGCGCGCCGAGGTGGCCGCGGCCGGCATCGCGCTTCCGGCCATCATCGCCGTCACCAAGCTGGACGAAGCAGCCGGCGGCGCCCTGAATGGCGTGCAGGCGGCCGTACCCGATCTCCCCGTGGTCGGCGTCTCGGTGCTGGACGACGAGAGCCTTGACGGCTTCCGCGAGGCCGTCTGGCGGCTGACCGGGTTGGTACGCGTCTATCTGCGCCGCGGCGCCGAGGTGGACGCCGAGCCATTGGCGCTGCCTGCCGGCGCCACGGTGACCGATGTCGCGGCGGCGATCCACAAGGAGCTCGCCGCGGGCTTCCGCGGCGCCCGCGTCTGGGGACCGTCGGCCCGCTTCGACGGCCAGCAGGTGGCGCGAGAGCACACGGTCCGCGACCGCGACACGGTCGAGATTCTGACCTGA